The following are encoded together in the Candida orthopsilosis Co 90-125, chromosome 5 draft sequence genome:
- a CDS encoding Pga53 protein (GPI-anchored cell surface protein of unknown function), with the protein MKFATVFTLATVTLALNLDQVRLINENELVIQDTEYGYPAIVNLKEEDSSEAEAKKSKSSTKVTTTTSSHVTSATTTTTTHSSKKHSSTSTKHKTSTHSITKTAGADAVAASVGGPLLVALGLLL; encoded by the coding sequence ATGAAATTCGCTACTGTTTTCACTCTCGCTACCGTCACTTTGGCTTTAAACTTGGACCAAGTCAGATTGATCAATGAAAACGAATTGGTTATTCAAGATACTGAATATGGTTACCCAGCaattgtcaatttgaaagaagaagattctTCCGAAGCTGAAGCTAAGAAGTCCAAGTCGTCTACTAAAGTCACTACTACCACTTCATCTCATGTCACTTCAGCTACTACCACCACTACTACTCACTCATCAAAGAAGCACTCATCTACTTCTACTAAGCACAAGACTTCAACTCACTCAATTACCAAGACTGCTGGTGCTGATGCCGTTGCTGCTAGCGTAGGTGGTCCATTGTTGGTTGCTTTgggtttgttgttgtaa
- a CDS encoding Ilv6 regulatory subunit of acetolacetate synthase: protein MFKRPSSLLRQSIRAKSSSSTSALAYKTLHRNQKRPPLPTIDTPNWSANTAVSSILYETPVPSKAPPKQHVLNCLVQNEPGVLSGVSGTLAARGFNIDSLVVCNTEVKDLSRMTIVLKGQDGVVEQARRQIEDLVPVYAVLDYTNAEIIKRELLLARVSLLGPEYFQELIATHQLHIDDASSIPDLSATESAFHPSNLAPSEALRQKHMHLDHITTITKQFGGRVVDISDRNVVVELSAKPSRVSAFVTLLQPFGILELARSGMIALPRTPLNSGEEEEVPVDASDIVDASQLPPG from the coding sequence ATGTTCAAAAGACCATCTAGTCTTTTGAGACAATCAATCAGAGCCAAATCATCAAGCTCTACTTCAGCTTTAGCTTACAAGACATTACATCGTAATCAAAAACGACCACCATTACCGACAATTGATACCCCCAACTGGTCAGCCAACACAGCCGtatcatcaattctttatGAAACTCCAGTTCCATCAAAAGCCCCACCAAAACAACATGTTCTCAACTGTTTGGTGCAAAATGAACCAGGTGTCTTATCGGGTGTTTCTGGTACTTTGGCAGCTAGAGGATTCAATATTGATTCATTAGTTGTTTGTAATACTGAAGTTAAAGATTTATCACGTATGACTATTGTATTAAAAGGTCAAGATGGAGTTGTTGAACAAGCAAGAAgacaaattgaagatttagTTCCCGTATATGCTGTTTTGGATTATACCAATGCTGAAATTATTAAACGTGAATTACTTTTAGCTAGAGTTTCGTTATTAGGACCAgaatattttcaagaattgattgctACTCATCAATTACatattgatgatgcatCATCTATCCCTGATTTGTCAGCTACTGAATCAGCTTTTCATCCATCAAATTTAGCTCCTAGTGAAGCGTTGAGACAAAAACATATGCATTTGGATCATATCACTACAATTACTAAACAGTTTGGTGGTAGGGTTGTTGATATAAGCGATAgaaatgttgttgttgaattgagtGCTAAACCAAGTAGAGTTTCTGCATTTGTTACTTTGTTGCAACCATTTGgtattttggaattggcaAGATCAGGTATGATTGCATTACCTAGAACTCCATTGAATAgtggtgaagaagaagaagtacCTGTAGATGCTTCcgatattgttgatgcttCTCAATTACCACCAGGTTAA
- a CDS encoding Zcf27 transcription factor (transcription factor with zinc cluster DNA-binding motif) — translation MSNQESHRGDNSNNTQYQQRQPPPGAFYLQQYPTGYFQTQPLPEPPQYLNQQFRPPPPPPPSQQQQQQLPLPHSLNARNDQQTQQQIPPSLLPGVQLYYPLTYQQILPFSQYAPTQLQPNQPVVDYQYQSPSQQPLQNFAPPVATNCGPVRFQGDTNSISKPQSQSPTVKKEFEQGQHSAVSQVPPPPTVSSSSPSQSSTRSKHQSPSLEKSSVEERPSKKRPKSVAKLLSRTSVTYPRKRAVTACDTCRLKKTKCDNVRPLCGSCARNGNSNCQYSTDDQLNDYSSYDPASLNILTKLDVILKDLNQIKTNGSGCTCTSSDKSATKTVNNGAGNGVDKRTKEQEFGDCIWNMSVTSIIDWNMFKQDLHVTQDEVDNTKQRLLNLYDRNNFILHGENEATHAFEEKFNDFKIAEQLLMGNFTNIINSFFVNMYTKLPILNVCEFFTALELYQFLLSKMPQLTFVKVLEMFEKEDLPRSIVQVYQDAKIELNDWEIEKLNLLVEFIPLILLISALGVSAIPVHLNNLTTFKNSLDESASTSLGCLSGANCFDGIPTTFTSNRTLIAYKLLAYSQSIIQMFPFVMRENTIRSTQYYLLKSQLHLQNNNPLRAHKFIVSASRNIMYYLQKTNSISNSDRENKEVLDRLFWTCLKLESELNTELSPFVSLSGIHHFTPPTLFPKVPEPLTDQNRGKYSGSVLKLTQKYDDQYTWYYFLTEIAVRKVENKMLDDLYSLESTMNHAWDSERFATETVWTDFVRYLNQYNGIINSLTPEIRHFVLQEVDVDYIHKRIKKKYDRAQNNGSNGMNDQSQQPREESAELYNDIFDNLDEFLIDDDLLLRAQSESIMYIKTRVLASKLLLFRPLVYLILEDKIPLLELINAAASVFSNSISQQSVLLESNLGFDTPISSDSNTITDSNEFSSSLDIDLDFFNLNNAPLFYQKQYPDEDFSALIEYTKSGLDDATPESDEEYFKINDMATARAKILRIFFQNLISIPKLNIPRLSCHRHPGSWYYIRNLFIGSVMQYLLFKKIQQVIITAGSSKELQNLTTQSMGGEGDASGDTQAKSFEEIVQMVSSVVGKESIVTNLEHSKIVFEYWKDEMPDCGIYQEFIIKMLAEL, via the coding sequence ATGCTGAATCAAGAGTCACATCGAGGAGACAACTCAAATAATACACAATATCAGCAGCGGCAGCCACCACCAGGAGCGTTCTATTTGCAACAGTACCCAACAGGCTATTTTCAAACACAACCATTGCCTGAACCGCCACAGTACCTAAATCAGCAGTTCAGACCACCACcgccaccaccaccatcacaacaacaacaacaacagttgCCCCTACCGCATCTGTTAAATGCTCGAAATGACCAACAAacgcaacaacaaattccaCCGTCACTACTACCAGGGGTGCAGTTGTACTATCCACTCACGTATCAACAAATCCTTCCATTTTCACAATACGCACCAACCCAACTACAACCGAATCAACCGGTGGTTGATTACCAGTATCAATCTCCCTCACAACAGCCTCTACAAAACTTTGCACCACCTGTCGCAACTAACTGTGGACCAGTTCGCTTCCAGGGAGATACAAATTCCATTTCTAAACCTCAATCTCAATCCCCTACAGTGAAGAAAGAGTTTGAACAGGGACAACATTCTGCTGTATCACAAGTTCCCCCACCACCCAcagtatcatcatcatctccTTCACAAAGCTCAACTAGACTGAAACATCAGAGCCCATCACTAGAAAAGTCATCAGTTGAGGAAAGACCTTCCAAGAAACGACCGAAATCAGTTGCCAAATTGTTATCGAGAACTTCTGTCACTTATCCGAGAAAAAGAGCAGTTACTGCTTGTGATACATGTCGATTAAAGAAAACGAAATGTGACAATGTACGGCCTCTATGTGGATCTTGTGCTCGTAATGggaattcaaattgtcaatataGCACTGACGATCAACTTAATGATTATTCTAGTTATGATCCAGCATCATTGAACATTTTGACCAAATTGGATGTGATATTGAAAGACTTGAATCAAATAAAAACGAATGGATCTGGCTGTACTTGTACCAGCAGTGACAAAAGCGCCACAAAAACAGTTAATAACGGAGCAGGCAATGGCGTTGACAAGAGAACCAAAGAGCAGGAGTTTGGTGATTGTATTTGGAACATGTCTGTTACATCAATTATCGATTGGAATATGTTCAAGCAAGACTTGCATGTGACGCAAGATGAAGTGGATAATACCAAGCAAAGGCTACTCAATCTCTACGATAGAAACAATTTTATACTCCATGGCGAAAATGAAGCGACTCACGCATTTGAGGAAAAGtttaatgatttcaaaattgctgaacaattgttgatgggtAATTTCACTAATATAATCAACTCATTCTTTGTCAACATGTATACGAAATTACCCATTTTGAATGTATGTGAATTTTTCACAGCTTTGGAATTATATCAATTTTTATTATCCAAAATGCCACAACTAACGTTTGTAAAAGTGCTTGAaatgtttgaaaaagaagatttacCACGACTGATTGTCCAAGTATATCAAGATGCGAAGATTGAGTTGAATGATTGGGAAATCGAAAAGCTAAACCTTTTGGTGGAATTTATTCCATTGATTTTGCTTATCTCTGCTCTCGGTGTGTCGGCCATACCAGTGCATTTAAATAATTTGACTACATTCAAAAACTCATTAGACGAATCAGCTTCAACATCACTTGGTTGTTTAAGTGGtgcaaattgttttgatggGATTCCAACTACATTCACTTCGAATAGGACACTCATTGCCTATAAGCTACTCGCATACTCACAATCTATCATCCAGATGTTTCCCTTTGTAATGAGGGAAAATACAATTCGATCAACTCAGTACTATTTACTAAAAAGTCAATTGCAtttacaaaacaacaacccATTGCGTGCTCATAAATTCATCGTTAGTGCCAGCAGGAACATCATGTATTATTtacaaaaaacaaacagcATTAGTAACAGTGACCGCGAAAACAAGGAAGTGCTTGATCGACTTTTTTGGACATGTTTAAAACTTGAAAGTGAGTTAAATACTGAATTGTCTCCATTTGTTTCCCTTTCAGGTATACATCATTTTACACCACCCACCTTATTCCCCAAAGTTCCTGAACCATTGACCGATCAAAATCGGGGTAAATATAGTGGTTCTGTTTTAAAATTGACCCAAAAGTATGATGACCAGTACACATGGTATTATTTCTTGACTGAAATAGCAGTGCGAAAAGTGGAGAATAAGATGCTTGATGATTTATACTCATTAGAGTCAACAATGAACCATGCTTGGGATCTGGAGAGATTTGCCACTGAAACAGTATGGACTGACTTTGTCCGATACTTGAATCAGTATAATGGAATTATAAACTCTTTAACTCCAGAAATTAGACATTTCGTTTTACAAGAAGTCGATGTTGATTATATTCATAAACggataaagaagaagtaCGATAGGGCTCAAAATAACGGATCAAATGGAATGAATGACCAAAGTCAACAACCACGAGAGGAATCCGCGGAATTGTATAATGAtatttttgacaatttagatgaatttttgattgaCGATGACTTGTTACTTCGTGCACAATCAGAATCAATAATGTACATAAAAACAAGAGTTTTGGCATCAAAGTTGCTTTTATTTCGTCCATTGGTTTATTTGATCTTAGAAGATAAGATTCCattattggaattgattaatgCCGCCGCTTCTGTGTTTAGTAACTCGATATCTCAACAATCTGTTTTACTTGAAAGCAACCTTGGATTTGATACACCCATTTCATCGGATTCAAACACAATCACTGATTCTAATGAATTTTCAAGTTCATTggatattgatttggatttcttcaatttaaATAATGCTCCAttattttatcaaaaacagTACCCTGATGAGGACTTTTCCGCTTTGATTGAATATACGAAAAGTGGTTTAGATGATGCTACTCCAGAGTCCGATGAAGagtatttcaaaattaatGATATGGCCACAGCTAGGGCCAAGATATTACGcatctttttccaaaacttaATCTCGataccaaaattgaacattCCTCGATTATCATGTCACCGTCATCCTGGAAGTTGGTATTATATACGTAACTTGTTTATTGGAAGTGTGATGCAATAtctcttgttcaaaaagattcaaCAAGTTATAATCACTGCAGGTTCAAGTAAAGAGTTGCAAAACTTGACGACGCAATCAATGGGAGGTGAAGGGGATGCATCTGGTGATACACAAGCGAAGTCGTTTGAAGAAATAGTGCAAATGGTTTCCAGCGTGGTTGGGAAGGAGAGTATAGTTACTAATTTGGAACATCTGAAGATTGTATTTGAGTATTGGAAAGATGAAATGCCAGATTGTGGTATATATCAAGAGTTTATTATCAAAATGTTGGCGGAGTTGTAA
- a CDS encoding Hap3 protein (C. orthopsilosis gene has 1 intron; similar to C. parapsilosis CPAR2_400930 and C. albicans HAP3; protein similar to CCAAT-binding transcription factor that regulates respiration): MTSQSNESPIDKDWHNSDYEIKEQDRFLPIANVGRVMKKALPERAKLSKESKECVQECVSEFISFITSQAADKCKLEKRKTLNGEDILWAMYTLGFENYSETLKIYLAKYRQYEQEQALIKPPRRKMYKRKKKSKKETSEEEGTEDEYDDEFNNEDTMLNPSVDYFQESNLNEHEPSYPAPPTTSSVVGTSFPIGDDFFQEQSIDNTGGENFQYLNHPNIQQDQQPLLTQTYPQQQQSQPQQLHTQPQPHQMYTPQEQAYDVNDMSDLQMQLNQQGQNVGIILRSSPRYSRTGQGNNQG; this comes from the exons ATGACGAGTCAGTCGAATGAAAGCCCCATAGATAAAGATTGGCACAATAGTGACTACGAAATAAAAGAGCAAGACCGGTTTCTACCGATTGCAAATG TTGGTAGAGTGATGAAAAAAGCGCTTCCTGAAAGGgccaaattatcaaaagaatcaaaagaatgtGTACAAGAATGTGTAAGTGAATTTATTTCCTTCATTACAAGTCAAGCGGCTGATAAATgtaaattggaaaaacGCAAAACACTAAACGGAGAAGATATTTTGTGGGCAATGTATACTCTAGGATTCGAGAACTATTCCGAAACTCTTAAGATATACCTTGCCAAGTATCGACAGTATGAGCAAGAACAAGCTTTAATCAAGCCACCAAGAAGGAAAATGTAtaagaggaagaagaaactgaaaaaagaaacccTGGAGGAAGAAGGAACGGAAGATGAATATGACGATGAGTTTAATAATGAAGATACTATGCTCAACCCTTCTGTGGACTATTTTCAAGAGAGCAATTTAAATGAACACGAGCCAAGTTATCCAGCTCCACCAACAACCAGTTCGGTAGTTGGTACATCATTCCCCATAGGAGACGATTTTTTTCAGGAGCAAAGTATTGATAACACAGGTGGAGAGAATTTCCAATACTTGAATCACccaaatattcaacaagacCAACAGCCACTTCTTACCCAGACGTATccacagcaacaacaactgcaGCCACAGCAACTACATacacaaccacaaccacatCAGATGTATACCCCTCAAGAGCAAGCATATGACGTGAACGACATGAGCGATTTACAAATGCAACTCAATCAACAGGGTCAAAACGTCGGAATAATTTTGAGAAGCTCTCCTCGTTATTCAAGAACCGGGCAAGGTAACAATCAGGGTTGA